From the genome of Methylocystis heyeri:
GTCCCGTAGAGCGCGCCCTTGTCGTCGGCCAGCAGCGTCACGAATTCCGGGGTTGCGCCATCGGAGCCGGCGAAGCTGTGAAGCGTCGCCTCGCTGAACGGGGCCGGCGGCCAGGTCTGGGCCAGAACTGGGGCGGGCGCGCCCATAACGAGACTGCAAACCATCCGCAGATGTCTGCCGTGAATGCCTATGTTCATGGATATCCCCGCAACTGAGCATGAAATATGATTATTTTGCTAGCGCGGCGCGGCGAAAGGCGCAAGCGTGGCTTGCGCCCTACTATTACGGGCCGCACGCCGCATGCTGGGCGCCGCCGAAGACCTCTCGCGCCGGCTTGGCGCATTGCAGCGAGAAAACCGTGCCGACGCCCGAAGTGCCGCCTGAGGCGGAGACGCCATAGACCGCCAGGCCGAATCCGTAAGGCAGCGCGTTGAAAATCAGCCCGCCTTGAGGAAAGCTGCCGTCCGGGGAGTTGCCCGTGAAACCATAAAGGATGTTCTCCGTCCAGTGGAATGTGGGGGCGGCCGGCGGCGAAAGCTGGAACAGCGCTCCGCAGCCCAAGCCCCCCGCGCAGCCGGTTCCGCCACCCGCAGTGGTCGCGCCATATAGCGAGCCGCCCAACAGGGTCAAAGGAGCGTATGGGTTTGCCCCATCCTGGCCGCCGGCGAAACTGTACAGCACCGTCTCGAGCCATTGGGTCGAGGGCGGAACGGGAGGCGTCAGGGAATACACCACGCCCAGGTTATGGGCGCCTCCTGATGAGGTCGTCCCATAGAGGGCGCCGGACGCGCCGTTCAAGATGAGACCGGCATACGGCGAGGCGCCGTCGCTGCCGCCGAAGGCGTGCAGCACAGTTTCGCACCACAGGTTTGGGGAGACGGGCGCGCAATTGGTTCCGGACGGCGTCAGTTTGAACGCAACCCCCTTGCCGCCGGCGCCTCCGGCCAATGTGGTGCCGTAAATCGCTCCGCTGGTGTCCACCACGAGGGTTGAAGCGGGGGAGCCGCCGTCGGCGCCTCCGGCGAAAGTATAAAGTGTGGCGCCGGTCCACTGCCCGCCTGAAGAGGTCGGCGGCGTGAGCCTGTAAATCGCGCCGAAACCGGATGCGCCGCTGCCGTAGGTGGTTCCTATGAGCGCCCCTGCGCCGTCGAATATGGGGGCGCCGTTAGGCCACGCGCCCGTAGACTGGTTGAAGTCGTAGATCTTGGCGTAGCTCCATTGCGTCGAGGGCGGAGCCGGCGGGGTCAGCTTGTAGGCGACGCCATCGTTGTTGGCGCCTCCCGTTGTCGTCACGCCATAGAGGGCGCCGCTGTAGTCCCTCGTAAGCCCCGAGTAGGGGTTGCCGCCGTCGGAGCCCCCCGCGAAGCTGTATGCCGTGGTCTGGGTCCACTGGCTCTTTCCGGGCGCCGGAGGCGTCAGCTTGAACACCGTGCCCTGCGCGCCCGGGCCGCCGTTATGGGTCGTCCCGTAGAGAGCGCCCGTGCTGTCGGCCAGCAGTGTGACATACCCGGGAACGCCGCCGTCGGAGTTGATGTTGAAGCTGTGAATCGTCGCCTCGCTGAAAGGGGCGGGCAGCCAGGTCTGGGCCAAGGCGTGGCCGCTCGCTGCGGCGGCGAGAATTGAGGCCGCCAGCGGCGCGCGCATTAGGGTCCAGACCCATAAAGTGCTTGGCGTAAAGAGCGGGTTGTGATTCAGGGCTTCCGAAAGGAAGCGCCGATGATTCGCGATCAATTCTGGCTGACAGATGCGCAGTTTTCGAAGATTGCGCCACATCTTCCCACTGACACGCGCGGCAAGGCGCGGGTCGACGACCGCAGGGTCATCAGCGGCATCGTCCAAGTGCTCAAATCCGGCGGGCGCTGGGTCGACGCACCGCCGGAATACGGGCCCAAAAAGACACTTTATAATCGCTATGTCCGTTGGGCCGCCAAGGGCGTCTGGGTCGACTTGTTCCATGCACTCGCTCAAGCCGGCGGGCCGCCGACGGAAGTTCTCATCGACTCCTCGGCGGTGAAAGCGCATCGCTCGGCCAGCGGCGGCAAAGGGGGGAGAAAAATCAGGCCATCGGCCGCTCGCGCGGTGGACGCACAACGAAAATCCACGCGCTGACCGACGCGCAATGTCGACCCATAGCTTTCATGCTCACAGCCGGAAACGTCGCCGATTGCACAGCGGGCGCGGAACTTCTTGCCCATCTTCCGCCTTGCGAAGTCCTCCACGGCGACAAGGGATACGACAGCAACGCCATCCGCCGTAGGATCGAGGACGGCGGCGCACTGCCGAATATTCCGCCCAAGGCCAACCGCAAATGGAAGAACTGCTTTTCGCCGCTCCTCTATCGAAACCGCAACGCCATCGAGCGCATGTTCTGCCGTTTAAAGGATTTTAGACGCGTGGCGACGCGCTACGACAGAAACGCCGTCAATTTCCTCGCCGCCGTTTGCCTCGCTGCCACTGTCAGCTATTGGTTATGAGTCTGGGCCCTAGTCTGAAATCGTCGCAAAGGCTCATCTGAAAACTCCCGGAATTAAGCGCAAATATTACTGTTCCACTAGCGCAGCCGCGTAGAAGTCGTAAGCCGACCGCGAATGCTGGCGTCGCCCTATGGCGTGCACGCCGCGTGTTGGGCGCCGCCGAACACTTCTCGCGTCGCCTTCGCGCATTGCAGCGCGAAGACCACGCCGGCGTTCGAAGTCCCGCCGACGTTCGTGACGCCGTATGCCGCCAGGCCAGCGCCGAAGCGAAGCTCGTTGAAAATCAGGCCGCCTTGCGGAAAACCGCCATCGCCGCCGGCGGCGAAACGGTAGAGGATATTCTCGGTCCAGCGCGTCGCGGGAGCCACGGGTGGCGCGAGTTGGAACAGCGCGCCGCAGCCGAGGCCGCCGCAGCCGGTTCCGCCGCCGTTATAGGTGGCGCCATAAAGCGAGCCGCCCATCAGGGTCACCGGGGAGTATGGGGTTGCGGCGTCCTGGCCTCCTGCGAAGCTGTAAAGCACCGTTTCCTGCCATTGGGTCGAGGGCGGAATCGGCGGCGTCAACGAAAAAACGACGCCCAGATTATGCGCGCCTCCCGCCGAGGTCGTCCCATACAAGGTCCCGGAGGAATCCATCGAGAGCCCGGCCAGGGGCGCCGCGCCGTCGGTCCCGCTGAATTTGTACAGCACAGTCTCGCACCAGAGGTTGGGAAATACGGGCGTG
Proteins encoded in this window:
- a CDS encoding choice-of-anchor tandem repeat GloVer-containing protein, producing MRAPLAASILAAAASGHALAQTWLPAPFSEATIHSFNINSDGGVPGYVTLLADSTGALYGTTHNGGPGAQGTVFKLTPPAPGKSQWTQTTAYSFAGGSDGGNPYSGLTRDYSGALYGVTTTGGANNDGVAYKLTPPAPPSTQWSYAKIYDFNQSTGAWPNGAPIFDGAGALIGTTYGSGASGFGAIYRLTPPTSSGGQWTGATLYTFAGGADGGSPASTLVVDTSGAIYGTTLAGGAGGKGVAFKLTPSGTNCAPVSPNLWCETVLHAFGGSDGASPYAGLILNGASGALYGTTSSGGAHNLGVVYSLTPPVPPSTQWLETVLYSFAGGQDGANPYAPLTLLGGSLYGATTAGGGTGCAGGLGCGALFQLSPPAAPTFHWTENILYGFTGNSPDGSFPQGGLIFNALPYGFGLAVYGVSASGGTSGVGTVFSLQCAKPAREVFGGAQHAACGP
- a CDS encoding IS5 family transposase (programmed frameshift), whose protein sequence is MIRDQFWLTDAQFSKIAPHLPTDTRGKARVDDRRVISGIVQVLKSGGRWVDAPPEYGPKKTLYNRYVRWAAKGVWVDLFHALAQAGGPPTEVLIDSSAVKAHRSASGGKGGRKIRPIGRSRGGRTTKIHALTDAQCRPIAFMLTAGNVADCTAGAELLAHLPPCEVLHGDKGYDSNAIRRRIEDGGALPNIPPKANRKWKNCFSPLLYRNRNAIERMFCRLKDFRRVATRYDRNAVNFLAAVCLAATVSYWL